A single window of Macaca mulatta isolate MMU2019108-1 chromosome 9, T2T-MMU8v2.0, whole genome shotgun sequence DNA harbors:
- the TLX1 gene encoding T-cell leukemia homeobox protein 1 isoform X2 codes for MEHLGPHHLHPGHAEPISFGIDQILNSPDQGGCMGPASRLQDGEYGLGCLVGGAYTYGGGGSAPGAGAGGAGAYGTGGPGGPGGPGGPGGPAGGGGACSMGPLAGSYNVNMALAGGPGPGGGGSSSGGAGALSAAGVIRVPAHRPLTGAVAHPQPLATGLPTVPSVPAMPGVNNLTGLTFPWMESNRRYTKDRFTGHPYQNRTPPKKKKPRTSFTRLQICELEKRFHRQKYLASAERAALAKALKMTDAQVKTWFQNRRTKWR; via the exons ATGGAGCACCTGGGACCGCACCACCTCCACCCGGGCCACGCAGAGCCCATCAGCTTCGGCATCGACCAGATCCTCAACAGCCCAGACCAGGGTGGCTGCATGGGGCCCGCCTCGCGCCTCCAGGACGGAGAATACGGCCTTGGCTGCTTGGTTGGAGGCGCCTACACTTACGGCGGCGGGGGCTCCGCGcccggggctggggctggaggcgCGGGGGCCTATGGCACTGGAGGTCCGGGCGGCCCCGGAGGCCCCGGCGGCCCCGGAGGCCCGGCAGGCGGCGGCGGCGCCTGCAGCATGGGTCCGCTGGCCGGCTCCTACAACGTGAACATGGCCTTGGCGGGCGGCCCCGGTCCTGGCGGCGGCGGTAGCAGCAGCGGCGGTGCGGGGGCACTCAGCGCTGCGGGGGTGATCCGGGTGCCGGCACACAGGCCGCTCACCGGAGCCGTGGCCCACCCCCAGCCGCTGGCCACCGGCTTGCCCACCGTGCCCTCTGTGCCTGCCATGCCAGGCGTCAACAACCTCACTGGCCTCACCTTCCCCTGGATGGAGAGTAACCGCAGATACACAAAGGACAGGTTCACAG GTCACCCCTATCAGAACCGGACGCCCCCCAAGAAGAAGAAGCCGCGTACGTCCTTCACACGCCTGCAGATCTGCGAGCTGGAGAAGCGCTTCCACCGCCAGAAGTACCTGGCCTCGGCCGAGCGCGCCGCCCTGGCCAAGGCGCTCAAAATGACCGACGCGCAGGTCAAAACCTGGTTCCAGAACCGGCGGACAAAGTGGAG GTAA
- the TLX1 gene encoding T-cell leukemia homeobox protein 1 isoform X1, with product MEHLGPHHLHPGHAEPISFGIDQILNSPDQGGCMGPASRLQDGEYGLGCLVGGAYTYGGGGSAPGAGAGGAGAYGTGGPGGPGGPGGPGGPAGGGGACSMGPLAGSYNVNMALAGGPGPGGGGSSSGGAGALSAAGVIRVPAHRPLTGAVAHPQPLATGLPTVPSVPAMPGVNNLTGLTFPWMESNRRYTKDRFTGHPYQNRTPPKKKKPRTSFTRLQICELEKRFHRQKYLASAERAALAKALKMTDAQVKTWFQNRRTKWRRQTAEEREAERQQANRILLQLQQEAFQKSLAQPLPADPLCVHNSSLFALQNLQPWSDDSTKITSVTSVASACE from the exons ATGGAGCACCTGGGACCGCACCACCTCCACCCGGGCCACGCAGAGCCCATCAGCTTCGGCATCGACCAGATCCTCAACAGCCCAGACCAGGGTGGCTGCATGGGGCCCGCCTCGCGCCTCCAGGACGGAGAATACGGCCTTGGCTGCTTGGTTGGAGGCGCCTACACTTACGGCGGCGGGGGCTCCGCGcccggggctggggctggaggcgCGGGGGCCTATGGCACTGGAGGTCCGGGCGGCCCCGGAGGCCCCGGCGGCCCCGGAGGCCCGGCAGGCGGCGGCGGCGCCTGCAGCATGGGTCCGCTGGCCGGCTCCTACAACGTGAACATGGCCTTGGCGGGCGGCCCCGGTCCTGGCGGCGGCGGTAGCAGCAGCGGCGGTGCGGGGGCACTCAGCGCTGCGGGGGTGATCCGGGTGCCGGCACACAGGCCGCTCACCGGAGCCGTGGCCCACCCCCAGCCGCTGGCCACCGGCTTGCCCACCGTGCCCTCTGTGCCTGCCATGCCAGGCGTCAACAACCTCACTGGCCTCACCTTCCCCTGGATGGAGAGTAACCGCAGATACACAAAGGACAGGTTCACAG GTCACCCCTATCAGAACCGGACGCCCCCCAAGAAGAAGAAGCCGCGTACGTCCTTCACACGCCTGCAGATCTGCGAGCTGGAGAAGCGCTTCCACCGCCAGAAGTACCTGGCCTCGGCCGAGCGCGCCGCCCTGGCCAAGGCGCTCAAAATGACCGACGCGCAGGTCAAAACCTGGTTCCAGAACCGGCGGACAAAGTGGAG ACGGCAGACTGCGGAGGAACGGGAGGCCGAGAGGCAGCAAGCGAACCGCATCCTCCTGCAGTTGCAGCAGGAGGCCTTCCAGAAGAGCCTGGCACAGCCGCTGCCCGCCGACCCTCTGTGCGTGCACAACTCATCGCTCTTCGCCCTGCAGAATCTGCAGCCGTGGTCTGACGACTCGACCAAAATCACTAGCGTCACGTCGGTGGCGTCGGCCTGCGAGTGA